TGCATTTAGCTTTGTGAGGTTCGGCCTCTGCCTcttcctaattttctgaaactcCCAGCTTCCACAAAGCCCGAATATTTCTTTTTCCCCTGGATCCTCTACCCGAACATTCATGCGGCACCAGGCGTTTATTCTCTAACCTTTGACATTCATGTCTCCTGTGCTCAGCGAAGTCCTCCTCTCCGGTTTCACAATCAGCTCCACCCTCCGCCGTACCCACTTGATGCAATCTTTCTCTGTTGTATTCCTCTACTGGTTCTATGTTTTCTCATGAAACCATCATAtttacattttattttcattgacCAAAAGCCTTCTTTGTCGTAAGTTCATTATCCACAATACTCCTACCCTTTATTGTTTGCTTATCTAAAAGACTGCAgagtagtatttttttttttttttttgcaagagaTTTTGTACTTTTTGGCATATATTTTGCGCCATGCCTTGTACCAGCGGAAATTCATCAGGGGCAAGCCAGATTCAGAATTCGGGGTCCGATGAAGATCCCCAACAAATTACGGACCTAAGAAAACGCAAAAGAATGATATCCAACCGGGAATCTGCTAGGCGATCAAGGATGAAGAAACAGAAGCACTTGGATGATATGATGGCCCAGGTGAATCAGCTGAAGAACGAGAATAATCAAATTCTCACCAATATCAACCTTACAAATCAGCTTTATCTGAACGTTGAATCTGAAAATTCTGTCCTAAGAGCTCAGCTGGCTGAACTCAGCCACAGGCTACAGTCCCTCAATGATATCATTAACTGCTTGAATGCTACAACAAATTCACCGGTTCTTGAAACACAGGACTCTGCTTTTGATTATCAGATGATGAGTGCTTTTGATCATGATTTCTTCAACCCCTGGAATTTACTCACCGTAAACCAGCCCATCATGGCTTCTCCAGATGTTCTCATGTACTGATTCATCCGGAGAAGTGATCCATTGCTTCGGTGTTTGGCTTGCTGATGATCGGGGTCGTAGACTTCTGGGTGCTTAGCGAAATTGAACTGGAATGTTGTCCTTGGTTTGTAATTGAAACGATTATGTATACTATGGTTGATGTACTGCCATTACGAATGCAAGTTGTTCTCTAATAAAtattagaagaaaaaaaattcaaagtccATTATTGAGTGGATTAGTTCATTACCTAATTACGTTGTTTCCGGCGTACATCTTCAAGAATCCCATCTTTTAATCCTTTCATATATTGTTCACAAAAATTGTTCACTGAGTGCGACGTGGAGAATTTACAATTAGTTtagcagccaaaaaaaaaaaaaaaagggtatacatatatatatatatatatatatatatatatatatattggaagCTAAAATAAAAGGAGAATATGACAAAGGCGATTTGTGTTGCTGAGGACGCCAATGagaaaattttaattatttgatgACATATGTTTTATCTACACATTCAACTGCCACTTTAGTTAAGGATTAAGATTAGTGGACAAACTGATGTGCCAATAAACTACTGGCAGAATTAGTGGGCGGACCAACATGATATATTTCCATTCATGAACTATATATACACTAGGTGTTGGACCCCGCGGGTGTCGCGGGGTGCCCATATTATCTTGTTGTTGAGTGTTAACTGATGATTTTTTTGTAAAGAAGATGTTTGTGTAAGAGATGGATTATAAACAGGAAAGTCGAAACCATGCATTTTTTATATATACATGATCATTGGGAATTGCAGCTTAATACAAAAGTTAGTTGTTATTTGTACAGAACAAAATTCTAGAAAGCTGCTGTGATTCGTAAACAAAAAgtacaattttttgttttacatCCAACTGGAATGTAAATTATCTAGTTTAGTTTTTGATGCTTTGTGCTTTCAGAGAAATCTGCCTCAAGATTGCGCTTGATGGAGGATGAGGTCTCTAGCAGCTTTGGAGTTGGCAAGATTATCTTGCACGATCACGACGGCTTTTTTCTAAACGATATTCATCTTCTGAGGAAATTTACGTTTCCGACCCATATGCAATTGTAgctaaaattaagaaaattctgTTATCCATGACATTCAACAATAACAATCACAAATCATCTAAAGTTTCTTGAAGCAGACAAAACAAGCGTGAATGAAAGAGATGATTTCCATTTAATAAGCAAAACGATAACAAACATAGAAGATAAAACACAACGAAGTAGAACAGACTAAGCACTAAGCAGATGAGGAACAAATAAGTAAAGGAGAGATTGCTTTACCTGAACAATAAGCTTCGAATAGGATGGTTGAGCTGAGCTGCATGGAATAAACCGATAAGATCACAGAAAAGATAAATATAACATGGAAGTAGCTAACATAAGAAAAGTCAGAGTCCATGCAAACTAAAAGCTTGCAACAAAGAGATGGAAATGatggggaaaagaaaatgataaaagcATAACTTGAAGCATACGAAACAAAAATAAGCAAACACAGTGAAAGAGCAAAAAGTTCACCGAACGAACAATGTAATAAACAGCTATATTAGGCGCAAAAGTGGAGAAATACAGTAAAGGAAAATAGGCAGCACCTGATTGAAGTGAGCCAGAAGGAGGAAACTGGaaacaaaaatcaccaaaagctGGCACAAGATGGAGGCTTAATAGAAAGACGCCGGACAAAAGAGAAAGTCTAAGCAAAGAAACTGACGGTGGAAAAGCTAATGTAAATATAGCACATAGAGTGCTTAACTATATAAAGAGCCTGTGCTTTGGTAAAAGCAAGCACATGCATGCATTAAATCTACGTAATGATTGCAAGTCCACTAtgataaaagaaccaaacgaaGCAAGCATATCTATAATCACCGAACGAACCAAATATAGCTGTAATGCGTAAGCTGTAAGCACGTAAGATGAAATTTGACCCAGTGCAATCTGCAAGGTGTAATCTGTAAGCATGCAACACGTAAGGCAAAATTTGACAGAGTCAAAGGAGAATTGCGCCACGTAATATGAAAGTAACAGAAAAGAACCACGTAAGATCTGATGAGTAGCTTTAATTTAATAATCGAGCGAGtttaatttaatggatttaatAAGGTAGACAACTAATTATCATTTTGTATTAAGCACATATATGTTATGACATTCAATCTTATAGCTAACAATAGCTAACAAATTTTATCAATCTTATCTAAATCTCATCTCAAAACACCATAGCTTTAATTTAATAATTGCGTAGTTCAAATTTAATAATCGAGAGAGGTTGAGCACATTTATGCTATGCTACTCAATCTAAAAACACAATAGCTTTAATTTAATAATTGAGtaattttaatttaataatCAAGAGAGGTTGATGTAATGGAACAAAGCGACGCAATAGCTTTAATTTAATAATGAAGAGGGCTTGATTTAATCGAACAAAGCAGGGAGCAAGGGTGATTTAATAGAACAAAGCCGGACAATTGATTTATAACTTGTAACTGGAGCTTCACACCTTCACGGGCACAGATTGAGAGCAGAGGACGTTGACGGCTACATATTGGACCACAGGACAAAGAAGCACAAATCGAACAGCCAAATCAtgatttttaatataatttttgtaATGTAGTATGGATTTGTCATATTTTGTATTATTTTGAATGATTATGATTTTGATATGTTTTTCTATTGGTAGAGTAAGTAATTGTTTTgcaattttttggtattttttttgtttacggTATATTTATGTTTTGTCTAATTATGATTTGATTATTggttctaattaattttatgatAGCAAAAGTTgcgagaaacttgtaaagagtaATTTGGCAGGCAAAGTTGGTGATTTGTTTGCctatcataatttttttttttttttttatatatcgACGGATATAGTAGCTATGGATGGATACAGTcgcattttttttgtttctgaaATCCAAACACAATGAACCAACATAATACGGCAGACCATAAAAGATTTCACAAAAACCGTGAGAGGTCCAAGAAATCTGGGCAGGCATGTGCAGCAGGCAACGGGCCAACCAGTACTTGCAATAAAAAGACGGAAAAGGCCAAAATCTGCCGAGAAACAACAACGAAACCAGTGTAAAAGGGTCAAATTGGAATCAGGCGACCAAAATTTAGAACCTGTGGGCGACAAGCATGAAACAGAGATGACCCCACAATGCCTTCCATCACACCTACAAAGACAAATGAAGACAAAATCAACGCTCAAATTACAAAATAACCAGCGGAATCACTGTAGCAAAGCCTTCCGCGCCTTATGTAGTTagagatatatatatcttgTATTGTTGGTAATCACAAACCGACAACTGCATTTGACCTAACAAGTGgaattattattagtattatacAATTGTTGAAAGGAAGACATCTTAATCGCATATATTATGCATGGAAAGTTAATACAAGACTCGCATAATGCTCTGcctctaatttttaatattttagttAAGCCATGACCTCAAGGCTAAGGACAAAATCTATGAATTCACGTTGATGTTTTGAAAAGtaactaaaatataaaaagaggTCAACAAGTCAATAATGCCACCATCTCTTTTAATTACGCGAAATAACTTATACAAACCGCCTCGGTCGGTCGGATGCTTTTTCATTCTTTAACCCGTTCTCGGTTCCACAGGACTCAAATCAATCGAAGAAGCCTTAGAAATCAATCAGAAGTTTCTTGATTAAAGAACCTGAATTATTAGTAGTGAAAGACAAGAAACACGTTAAGGTCGCAATCCGACGACGTCTCTGTTATATATTCTTATCAGTTCCATGTTGTTTTCACCTGtctttgaaagaaaaagaacaaataaatgaaatgcaaggcGCACTGAATCAGCAAAATCACTTTCTAGCCCGCCCAAATTAAAGAACCCCCCATTAGACTCAGACTCGCTGTTgcatttgcatgcatgcatgccaGATCGAGCATATCCACCTATTGAACTCAACCCTTTTGAGAGTTGTTCTGATGTCACAATTTTTTTATGTAGAAAGTAGGATTCCACTCTTCAAGAATCGCAATTATAAATTTTCAAGTCTTAAAAGGTTGAACAGAGATGCTTCTGGTGCTCATCTACTAACTAAAGAATGCTGGATCAACTCTACAGAACAAAATGCATGCAGCTACACGCTATCTGTTTCTGCACAGACAtatctaccaaatttgatctctATGTGATTCATATTGAACCAGTCGAATCCTTTTCTCTGGCTATTGAATAAAATGATATACGCACAAAATTGCTGGCATTGATTTTGCCAGCTGTTGGGCTTCATCAGTTGAGTTAATCTGGCATCCATCGACTTGACCAAACTTTGCCAGCGGTATGAGCAGCTCAGCATCAGGACCTTCTTGGTTTGTTTTCTATTGATTAGTGCATCAGCACTAGGAccagggggaaaaaaaattatttgcatgTTGTATTACTTTGGCATAGCCGTACGTGGTTTAATTTTGcagcttgtttttttttttttttttttttaaaaaaaaagaagttaggTCGACAAGTTTTCAAACTTCAACCAGACATTGCTGTACCATGTGGCCAACCCTTTTCGAGAGGACGCCCACATGATTCGatcagaagaaagaaaaagaaaagttgtgGTTTGTGTGTGGAGTCCTTGAGTGGGAAGTTAATGGGTTTCGACTAAGCCAGCCGACGCCAAAAATTGGCTTGCTTAGGCTGCTCAGTATTGTAACCCTATGGCTTTATACTATTCATGGAGAATTGGTGAAGGAATTGCCACGAGGACTGGAATTTTCTCCATTTCCTTCCACCTACAGAAATCTGGCAAAGACCAAAAGACCAAAACAAGTACTCTACAACCAATCAAACTATTAATCAATAGTATAATTTTTATTCGATTTCTCCTCCGATCTGTATATGCATCGAGGTATTAATATCGCGCCACCCGTAATTGACACGAGACAGCAACCGCGTCTGATTGAATTTACCGTGTGTGCCCGAATTGTAGCATGTTCATTGAATTGGTTCTC
The genomic region above belongs to Coffea arabica cultivar ET-39 chromosome 7c, Coffea Arabica ET-39 HiFi, whole genome shotgun sequence and contains:
- the LOC113698987 gene encoding bZIP transcription factor 44; its protein translation is MPCTSGNSSGASQIQNSGSDEDPQQITDLRKRKRMISNRESARRSRMKKQKHLDDMMAQVNQLKNENNQILTNINLTNQLYLNVESENSVLRAQLAELSHRLQSLNDIINCLNATTNSPVLETQDSAFDYQMMSAFDHDFFNPWNLLTVNQPIMASPDVLMY